A segment of the Streptomyces sp. NBC_01235 genome:
ACTGCCGAACAAGCCCGTGAAGCCGTTGCGGGTGTGGCTCAACCCGGATCACGGCCCGGCGCTGGATGCCCTTCCCTTCGACCTGGTGTGGGCGACCACGTGGGAGGAAGAAGCCAACGCTTTCATCGCGCCAGTCCTGGGATTGCCGGAGCTGCCCTTCATTCCCTGGCCCTCCCCGCGGGCTCAGCCCGGCGGCGGTGTGTTCTGGAAGACGCCTGAGATGGTCGCGTGGGCGAAAGGCCGGGCGTTCGCTTGGATCGACGACGAGATCGCAGAGGCCGATCACGCCTGGGTGAAGGAACACCACGACGGTCCCGCCCTGCTGCTCCGGATCGACCCCCGATGCGGCCTTGCCATCGACGACTTCGCCGCGCTGACGGCATGGGCGACCGGCCTGGACTGACTTCACCGCCGGTCGACAACCGCCCCCGACGCCATTCCGCACGAACATTGCGGGACAGCCCTTAGGGCTCGCCGGAAAATAACCTGCAAGTTTCTGGACTTGAAAGTGCAGGTCAGCGCGTTGCCCACCTACACGTTATTCTCTGGCAGGCCCTTAGTACTCCAGCTGTAGATCGTGTCGGCAGTAAGGAACGGGTGCCGAGTCCGCTCAGCCGCGTCGGCAGGCCCTGCTGCCGCCTGCCCGTCGTGACAGCCACGAGGGCCCTTGGCCGGCCCTGGGCAGCGGTCCGCACATCATCTCGGTCATACGGCTACCCGGAGGTGGTCCGGCACGTCGTCGATGAGCTGCTGGACAGCACCCCTGAAGATCCATCCGATGGCCGCCCATGCCAGCACGGCCGCGAGGATGAAAGTGACCGCATTGCCCGTCATGGCGGCGACGGCGCCGCCAACGACAGGGCCGAGCGCGTTGGCTCCCCAGATGAACGGCAGCGCGACACCATTGACGCGTCCCATCGCCTCCACGGGCGTTGCCTTCTGGATGAGCGTGATGATGGCCACGTTCGTCAGCGGTCCGGTGAAGCTGGAGATGCCCTGCGACACCACGACGACCGCGAACGCGAACTGCTTGCCGCCCAGCATGGCGGCTGGCAGTAGCGCGAACGCGAGGCCGAGCAGCGCGTGCGTCAGTACGAGTGTGCGCCCCATTCCCAGCCGCCCGCTGATTCTCTGGGACAGTGCTGCGCCGACGAGGACCGGGACGCTGCCCAGGCTCAACGCCAGGCCGAGTTGCCCAGCGGAGAAGTGCAGATCCTGGTAGGCGTACACGATGATTATCGCGAGCGTGGACGAGACCGCCATGTTGCCGAAGGTCAGCGTCAGCGTGAGGGACCGCAGGACGCGGTTGCCAAGGGTCAGTGCGATGCTGCCCCGGATGTCCCGGAGCGTGGCGCCCAGGCCACGCTCGGCGGGCGCCGGCCGAGGCTCCTTCTCGCGGATGAACAGCAGCAACAGGGCGGCGAGGAAGTAGGACACCGCATCGGCTGCGACAGCGCGGGCGGCGCCGATCAGGCTCACCAGGCCGCCACCGGCCGACCTGCCCACTGTCATCGCAATCGACTTGCTCAGTTGGGTCTTGACGTTGCCCTCGACGAGGTCGGCACGGTCGAGGACCTGCGGGATGTATGCCTGATATGCCAGTTGGAAGACCACATCGAAGACACCCTTGAGTAACGCGGCAACATACAGGTGCGCCAGGGTGAGGTGGCCCAGGACGGCGGCCAGCGGCAGCGAGCCGAGGATGACGCAGCGGGCGACGTTGGCGAGTTGCATCAGCGGCCGTCGGCGCAGTCGGTCGGTGAAGACGCCCATGATCGGCGCGAGCAGTACGAACGGCAGCCACTGCAGTGCCATGAGCGCGCCGACCCCGACGGCGCCGGTGCCCAGGGCGAGGACCGCCAGCGACGGCAGCGCCACGACGCTGATCTCACTGCCCAGAAGGCTGATCGACTCCCCGGACCACAGGAGAAGGAATGGGCGGTTGCGCGCCAGGACCGACTTCGGACGGGTTGCGCCGATTTTTGGATCTTCGACAGCCCTCTGAGTGGAACGCCGCACGATTCCCCCCTCGCCGAGATCTGCGATGCGCTGGCAAATAGTCGACATCATGCGTGCTCACCCTTCGCGGAGCAAGCGCTTTCTGGCCGTGCTGTCCGGAAAAGGAGACCTTGCAGCCGTAAAGGCGCTGTCTTGCAGATCGTGATCACGCCGGTAAGGGCCGATGCAGGGATGGGTGCGGTCACCGTTGATCATCGTGAGTTGTGTGGACAAACGACGAGACGGTTGCCGGAGCCCACAGCGTAGATCCCGGCCGATGGCGGGAGGCCTTCGAGATAGCCATGGGCCAGATCGCAGGCAGGTTCGCACGGTACGAACCCCGGCTACGGGCGGGGCGGTTGGTACTCGGTCTGCTGTCCGACCTGCCGCGGAAGAACTGCTGGACGATCGCGGAGCGGGCCGGGGAAACCAGCCCACACGGCATGCAGCACCTATTGTCCCGCGCCGCCTGGGACGCTGACGCGGTCCGTGACGACCTACGCGAATACGTCGTCGAACACCTCCACGACGAGGCTGCGGTTCTAGTCGTCGACGAGACCGGTGACGTGAAGAAGGGCGCTCGCACCGTCGGGGTTCAGCGCCAGTACACCGGCACCGCCGGCAGGATCGAAAACTCCCAGGTCGCCGTCTATCTCGTCTACGCGGGCGCACGGGGACATGCGGCGGTGGACCGGGAGCTGTACATCCCGCGCTCGTGGACGTGCGACCCTGACCGCTGCCAGGCAGCAGGGCTCGGCGAGGACACCGTCTTCGCGACCGAGCCGGAACTGGCCCGCACGATGATCGAACGGTTCCTGGACGCCGGACACCAAGTGGACTGGGTCACCGGTGACGAGGTCTACGGCGGCAGCCCGAAACTGAGGGCGGCTCTGGAAGAGCGCGGCATCGGCTACGTCCTCGCGGTGGCCTGCTCGGTCGAAGTCCCCACTAAGACGTCATCTCAATTGGTGGGTAATTGTGTAGATAGTCGCTGGCAGACGTGTTGTGGTGGCGGTTGAATGCCTTGGTGAGCGACTACTGGACACCCGCGCATCACGCGGTCGAGCACGAGGATGCGGAGACCTTGGCCCGGTTGCTGGCCGACGGTGCCGATCCTGATGAGGTCTTCAGCAACATGACGCTGCTGACGCACGCAATCGACGCCGAGGGCGATGGCTCCCTGCAGAGCGGTCAACCGTTGACCGTGCACACCACTGCTGTACTGCTGGCCTTCGGGGCTGACCCGGAGCTCGCCGATCCAGACGGTCGTACCCCCATGGACATGGCCAAGCACTACGGCCACCACTTGGCGGTGAAGCTGCTGCGGGCCCACATCAGCGGCCGAGCCGCCGGTAACAGATGAGGGTGCAGGCGATACTTGTGAAGGCGAGGAAGTGCTCGGCCTTGCGCTCATATCGACGGTGGAGACGGCGGCAGCCGGCGAGCCAGGACATGGTGCGTTCGATCGTCCAACGGTGACGTCCCAGCCGCTGGGAGGTCTCAACTCCCTTGCGGGCGATGCGGTGCCGGATGCCTCGGCAGCTTAACCATCGCCGCAGATGGGCATAGTCGTAGCCCTTGTCGGCATGGAGCTTGCCGGGCTTGCGACGCCGGGGGCCCCGGCGGGACCGGACCGGCGGTATGCCCTTCACGAGCGGGATCAGGGCCTGGCTGTCATGGACGTTGGCACCCGAGATCCCCACGGACAGGGGCAGACCGGTCCGCTCGGTAATCAAGTGGATCTTTGAGCCGTACTTGCCCCGGTCTACAGGATTCGGACCTGTCAGATCCCCCTTTTCAGGGCGCGCATGTTCACCGAGTCGATCGCACACCGCGACCAGTCCAGTTCGCTACGGGACCCGAGCTCGTCAAGCACCAGGCGGTGGAGCTTGGCCCACACCCTGGCCTTCGTCCACTCGGTGAAGCGTCGGTGAGCCGTCGCGCCGGACGGCCCGAACGACGCGGTCGGCAACTGCTGCCACGTGCATCCCGAGGTCGCCACGAAGACGATCGCGGCCAGCACTTCGCGGTCGCCATGCCTCCGCCGGCCCCCACCCTGGGGCCGCGACGGCGCCTCCGGAACCACCCGCTGGAACAGCTCCCACAACTCATCCGGCACCAGCCGCTCAACGATCCTCACCACGACCGCCAGCTTACCCAGCCAAATGAGATGACTTCTAAGCCAACCGTGCGACTTCCCGCAGCCCCTCCACGCGCACACGGGCAGCCGCCTCCGCTCCTTCAGCGTCCCCGGCACCGACGCCACCGCGCACCCTCAACCATCAAGCGGACACAAGACGCTCTTGCGGGTCAGACGCCGGGTCATCATGGTGATGAGTGGCCAGTTCAGGTGGGCTTCGGAGTGCTGGGGCCGTCCGTAGTAGCACGCCCGACGACTCCGGTCTGAATTCCGAAGGAATTCACATTCTTCGGCTCAAAACACTCCGGCCGTGCATTTTCAGCCGGACCCTTGACCTCTCCGGAGGTGGCGGACGATGATCACGGGGCACCGCGGACGAGCGAACTTTCCGAAGACGAGCGACTTTTCGAGCTCACATTTCAGGGAGGTGTAGGGCTGTGCGTTCCATCACCGCTCCAGTGGAGGCCCCGATTGCGTCGGGCCGCTTTCCCTTACTCGGCCACGTGCCGCAGTTGGCCGTCAAGCGGGTGGACTTCCTGCAATCAGTCAGGGCGCAGGGCGACATCGTCAGGATATTCCTCGGGAATCGGCCGGTGTTCGTCCTGAACTCACCTGAAGCCGTCCACGACGTTCTCGTGACGCAGAGCAGGAGGTTCGGCAAAGGGCTGCTGTTCGACATCGCGCGGCCATTTATCGGGAACGGCATCATCACGTCCGAGCGGGATTTCCACCGGCGTCAACGGCGCGCGCTCCAGCCCGCTTTCCACCGTGAAAGCATCGCCGCGTGCGTCGGCACGATGACCGACATCGCCGAGGAAC
Coding sequences within it:
- a CDS encoding MFS transporter, whose amino-acid sequence is MMSTICQRIADLGEGGIVRRSTQRAVEDPKIGATRPKSVLARNRPFLLLWSGESISLLGSEISVVALPSLAVLALGTGAVGVGALMALQWLPFVLLAPIMGVFTDRLRRRPLMQLANVARCVILGSLPLAAVLGHLTLAHLYVAALLKGVFDVVFQLAYQAYIPQVLDRADLVEGNVKTQLSKSIAMTVGRSAGGGLVSLIGAARAVAADAVSYFLAALLLLFIREKEPRPAPAERGLGATLRDIRGSIALTLGNRVLRSLTLTLTFGNMAVSSTLAIIIVYAYQDLHFSAGQLGLALSLGSVPVLVGAALSQRISGRLGMGRTLVLTHALLGLAFALLPAAMLGGKQFAFAVVVVSQGISSFTGPLTNVAIITLIQKATPVEAMGRVNGVALPFIWGANALGPVVGGAVAAMTGNAVTFILAAVLAWAAIGWIFRGAVQQLIDDVPDHLRVAV
- a CDS encoding ankyrin repeat domain-containing protein produces the protein MSDYWTPAHHAVEHEDAETLARLLADGADPDEVFSNMTLLTHAIDAEGDGSLQSGQPLTVHTTAVLLAFGADPELADPDGRTPMDMAKHYGHHLAVKLLRAHISGRAAGNR
- a CDS encoding IS5 family transposase (programmed frameshift) produces the protein MVERLVPDELWELFQRVVPEAPSRPQGGGRRRHGDREVLAAIVFVATSGCTWQQLPTASFGPSGATAHRRFTEWTKARVWAKLHRLVLDELGSRSELDWSRCAIDSVNMRALKKGDLTGPNPVDRGKYGSKIHLITERTGLPLSVGISGANVHDSQALIPLVKGIPPVRSRRGPRRRKPGKLHADKGYDYAHLRRWLSCRGIRHRIARKGVETSQRLGRHRWTIERTMSWLAGCRRLHRRYERKAEHFLAFTSIACTLICYRRLGR